In the genome of Trypanosoma brucei gambiense DAL972 chromosome 4, complete sequence, the window GCCGTTGAAACGGTCAGCGCCTCACCAGTTTCCTCGTCCTCAAGGCCCATTTGTTCAAGTTCGGCATCCGTCGCTTGGAGAACGCACTTGTAGGAATTCGCCAGGGCCGGTTCGACCTCCTCCAAGAGATGCCACAACACCTCCACTGAAGGAGTTTGTGAGCGGATAAGCGGCCACACGACCGGCAAAAGACTAATATCCATCGTATAGCCATCAGCGAAGGCCCGACCACAGCTAGCACCGAGAACAAAGAACCTCTTGGCATGAACCTGCTGCATGCTGGGAAAGGCGATGCACACACCATCATCCCGGTGGTGCCATAGTTCCGACATGCTGCGATACCGACGTGACAGCTCGGCATACAACTCCTGTGTTGGACCTTCTCCTGTGCCCTCCTCGCCCTCAAAATTAAACTCCACTTTGTTACGCAACGTGGGATATTCCAGAAAAACTTTGTACAACGTGTTCGTAATGCTTTCAGTATTCCTCTTCACCGTTACCTTAAACGCAAGACCATTACTAGCTATGCTTCCAGTAACAGTTCCCCGTACATTCACACCGACATCTTGCAAGTGGTAGAGGCCAAACCTGCAGCATCCAACGGCAAGAAAGTGAGCCATGTTACGCTTGAACGCAAGCGAAATATATGGAGCCACCTCCTGAAGTATAAGAACCACTCGTGATGGAATACCAGAAACCCCGCTTAGGAAAATGTCTTCACCGCGCGACTCGAGGGCATTTACGATGGAAAGTTCAACAGCGGTGTCAACCCACCGCTGAGGTCGCGTGGCGAGGAAAGTGTGCAAGAACACACGTAATGATGAGTGTTCAGCAATATTGTGAGCCGCTGAGCATGCGACAAACGGAGGACAAGGGATGCAGCAACGACACTCACCGCCTACTGGGGCTATGTGTACATCATTTCCTTCAAGCAACGATACAGGTCGGCTAGCGGGTACAACACCACTCGAAGTAAAAAGCATCACTTCACCGGCATTCCCGCTGCaaccactttttcttttttgagaaGAAGTGCTACTGGTGGAAGGCGATCTTTTCAACTTTAACGCCTTCCAGGATTGTATGACATCCCCAACGACTGCCGAGGAATTTGTCTCCATGCGAGAAAGCTTCTCGTCTACACAGTTACTACATAAGTCATAATTACAGTCTCTGCATGCAAGGGATCCAAATGCATTCGCGAAAGCACAAGAATCACATCTCCAGTTAACACTAAAGTGTACACGAAGAGCATGTCCATTGGGACACCGCGGAGCGCCCTTCCCCTTAATTCGATCACCTGCACTGCAGATGTTTACTGTATAAGAAGTGCTGCGCACCCTCTCCGCAAGGTCCTCACCCACGGGTTTGCACGATGCCGTATGGTGAAGCACACGCAACACATATGTTTGTGCGACAGTTCTCATCCGTGAAGCCAGTACatcatcttttttcatttcttcacacAAAGCCATCATCTGCTCCTCACCATACGGCGacttctccaacccttcgaCAAACGCCAACAATTCTGAGGAGGAGGTTCTACGCAAGAACGCCAGCACATTACCAGGGGACCGTTGAACCTCCCGCAGACAGTCGGCACCACGCTTTACCTCTGAAGTTGAACTTTCAATCCTGTTCTTTTTACCTCCATCTCGGGCCAAACACTCGGCGGCCGGCGTGTCAGAAACCCCGGCTTCCTGCAGTACACTTGCCCATCTTTTATCTCGTTTCAGCAGTGTAGCGCATATTTCGCCAACTGTAGGCTCCTTCTGATCAGCTGGTAGACTGCAGAAAGCGGTAATGACGTCCATCGTGTTCGTGGGCTCGCCACTGCATATGATATAAAACCGTATGGAACGCGCCAAAGAGGCCACCTGCGTGTGTCCGAATGACAAGGGACGTAACGCATCTTGCACGGCAGCGCAAACCTTTTTCTTAAGCATCATACCTCGTGTCGGAATAGCTAGTCCCCCATCAAATGATATGGCACACGGTATGGGTTGGAAATGAACCCTTGAGGCTGTGTCGCCGTGTGCAAAGTTGTCCGTCATGGTTTGCAAATCAATCACGTGACGACCCGGGGCAACAATCCTTGACCGCTCAGCGGAGAAGTACATTGTCGTCAACCGTCGTCTGACTTTTTTAATGTACAAATGGTACTCATCGTCTCTACCACGCCATGCCCATATATATTCACTCTGAAAGTTAAAATTTGCACCACACAACTTCGCCAACAGCACCAGGGCACTCCACAACAGCGATGGCACGACCCATCGTAAGTTCGGCAAGGTCAGTGTGCTGTCAATCCACGGTTGCTCAGCATTAACCGCCACAGAGTCACTGCCGCTATTAAACGGATTGGAAAAACTCGCGCTGCGCACTTCACTCCGCAGCAAGAGTTGCGCTAACCACAACATTGCCGATTCGCACGCTTCTCTGGGAAGTAAGTGAGTTTCAATCACACTAGCCAGGCACGCCAGTGTGAGTTGGACACGCGAACTCGCCGTCCCGCTACCTGCGATCCGCTCACCAATCTGAAGTAAAGTTACCATCATATTCCTAAGAGAAGTTATATGAgtggatgatgatgatgcacccCCTTCATCCGACCCGCGGcgatgttttcctccttgtcgGTCTGGGGACAAAACACGCGGGGCGCACCACGCCCGATACGTTAAAATGCCCTCCACAACTGTGCGGAGGAGTTCGTCCCATTCGTGGTCAATGTCCAAGTGAAATAAAGCCATCAGGTGGTGATGCACCAACTGTTCCAGTGCCCTGCAATCCGTAGCactcttcagttccttctgtCGCATCAATCCGATGGAATGATGGAGAACTTTACACGAAGTACGCTTGGAGCCATCCACAGCAGCAAGACAAAACTGGATCTGTTCCTCTGTGGATGGCACTACAACAGCAAGTTCACAACACTTGCTAGAAAGGGATAAACACTGCAGTACCTCCTCCTTCAACTCGCCCTCCGATGACTTCTCAAAGTGCAGTGACTCTCTTTTTTGCATGTCCACCATGGAAACCACAGTGGAAAAACATTTCCTGAAAGTATCCAATCCATTTCTCGTATccagagaaaataaagagccTGAAAGCCTATCAAGTATAATAACAATCGCACGAGCAGCCATTACCATCACATCaccactgctgctgcctttTGTCAATGCCATATCAATGGCCCTGATGAGTGGCTGCAATGGAACATCTGTCGAGTCTCCTGCAATAATAAGAAGCGTGCAAAGATCTGAAAGCAGGTCATATGGGGCCCGCGATGGCGTGACATCAAGGGATAGAAACATGTGGAACGAGATATACTCGTCAATGATTAATTCCCCACCCTCAACCTTGCTTTTCGACTTCTTTAGCTTCTtcttattttaaaaaaaaaataaaaaaacttcccctcccttATGTTCGAGATCTTACTTAAGAGGAGACACAACACCTCACACTATTGCCTGGAGTCActtaaattatttttatttttgaaaaaaaaaaggagaaaaaaaaaggtcagtGCAGTCGATGTGTTCACTCGtccaaaaattaaaagaagaaTCAGTGAtaagagagggggaaaagaagggaaaatacaTCTGGAAGCGAAAATGGAGCAGCAGACGATGTAaaacttcctcagcactacACGCCACAGCATCCCCAACAAGAAGAATCCAACATTAGAAACAatagggaggaggaaaacacacacacacacacacaatccACTCTGCAGCAAACCATTCATTGATAACACAACGTTATCGCTTCCACACGcataaaacacacaccaaacagtaataatagtaataataataatcatcatcatcaccatcatcatacaaaccaaacaaaaccatatcaaatcaaaaaaagcttttttgtttcagcaACCTCCAATCACCCGCCATCCAAATCCGCAGTCGCTTGCATAAACCCCCGTCAGTTATGCGTAAATATTTTCCAACCGAGCCAACTGAAATATgcggcaacaacaattaCCGGTGGCACAAGAGGAGGAATGAGCGCACGATACCACATCGGGTCCATCACTGAGCGCTCACTTCGTTCAATAGGGCGATTAAGACATTCCCACATGCATAAAACAAACCATAAGACGCCCGCCCATGCGGTTATCAATGAGGGCCAACCAAGTAAAAAGCACTTTAGTGGTTGATTCCTGTAGTCCAGGGCATACATACAATTTGTAAGATCCGTAACTAACAGCACCAATACGAGAAAcgggagaaataaaataaaataaaaaggaggggatgaAGATGACAAGGGAAACAAGTTACTCCAAGTACTCGACCACTACCTGatccgcttttttttttcttttgtcgttTCTTATTTACGTTCTATCTGCAGTATCTATTTTAtggtattttccttttttaagaAAATAATATGTTACCTATGTgagagaaacaaataaactgaaaaaaagTTACTCCAGCTTCAACGTCGCCGCAACTCGTTCTGGTGAGCGAGACACTGCTTGCCGCAACTACCAGAAGCAACacataacatatatatggaggaggaaaatgttttttttttcaaaaaaagggACCAATTTCCCGcacgcaacaaaaaaaaaacaaagagaaaagaaggaggaaacttcggggacaagcaaaaaacagGTTCTGCAAACAGTCAAACATTCGGGAAAtagagaagaacaaaaaaaggaaaccgcATGAAAGATGTGAGGGTAGTaatgattttcttttttttttttgcaaagcaaaaaaaaagagacgcaccccaccaaaacaaaagaaaaaaagaaaatgaaatccACCGCGCAGTTGCAAGGGCCCTCGTCCAGTTTTTATAGCCATCAATCACAACGccacaccaaagaaaaactcGACATTTATGCGAAATTCGCCACCCCATTTGCTTGCAAACACCTGTGCACGCATGCAAAAATGTTTAgatatataaacaaaagTTTATCCGAACCTCAACGTATTTGTGTAAATAGATATGAGCACGAAGGTATTTGTGTCTATGAACTGGTTTGTTCCGTCTAGCATAAAGCACACATGTAGAAAATTAAGCAAAAATCGGTTACCGCCCAATATCTCGAACCCACAAGCCCCCACCTGATAACgaaaggcaaagaaaaaaaaacacacacacacacgcagaaaTATCACCAACCCACGCAACACTAGGAACgaaaccaaaaagaaaaaagaaaataggggTGTAATAAACGTGAGGCGAACAGACGTACGTAACCGtaattctttttgtttgtttttcttgctattgctattgtttgtcttctctcttccctttttaatgtttctattcgtgaaaaaaaaaaatagaatatATTTCCTTCTCACCTTTCTATTGTTTTAAAATAACTGGGCTCGCCTTGATGGCTTACTCACTTTACTAAACAATGGGGTATAAGCCCCTGGACCCGGCGTCACGCCATCTATTATATCATTCCAGCGATATGGCGTGTTGTCGCGGCGCCCAGAGCGCTGTGAAGGCGCAACGTTTTTGTTCCTAATCATCAATTCCATTTCTGTACCGAGAAAATAAATTCCGTTGCACTCTGGAGGTGGAATGAAGCGCCGCTCACGAGTGAAGGTTCTGGCACGCGGGTTATCTTCCATCAGGAAACTTCCCATCACCAGTGAGCTGTCACGGCTCCAACTGCGGCGCATGCTCTCTTTCATTTCCAAATATGGAGTTCTCTGTGCAGTCTGCTGTCGTTCCTTTTCATTGGGAATTCGAATACTGTGATCAGAAATGGGAGGCCGCGGTGGTCGCAAGGGGAGTGTTCGTTGCGATGGTTGCGAGTGCCGACGCCTATTTTGCGTAGGACCCCGCAATGAACGTGGGCGAGAAGAACTTTGATCGGAAGCGCCGAGGATTCTCCTCCGCTGCTCTTCCAGCTCTTCACGGCGCTGCTTTAAATCATTCAACTTCTTTTGTATATCCGAAAGCTGCTTGGCGGTGTCTGCTCCAACAAAGGAATCACCATCTGAATTAGGAGATATGTTCGCCATCAGATTAGTCACGtaaccttctttttcccctccctgcTCCCTTGTCTATTCGTTCCGCAACACTTTCGTAACTGCACGGCTTCGGTACGTCTCACTTTATTAATTccaccaaacaaaaacacgcgGTGGGGATCCGTAACACACCGATCCCCCAACCCTAGCGACTAAACGCAAGAAACcccagaaaaaaataatgtgtgtacaaatattatatatatatatatatataattgaTTGATGAGAACCTAACCTTCTAACGGAGCAAAGAATATGCTTACCACTACACTGCACGTCCGTGTTAGCAGACTTCTCTCAAGCAgtaagaaaaagtaaaaaaaatggtggaagaaaaaaaatagtgaagcGTACAAACGAAAGCATTCACACTTCTTCTTATACTTCCCCTTCATGGAAAGGCAATACTAAACAAAATACCTCTAACCTCTTATTTGCGGTCACATGTACAACCTCACCTCACCTCAACACCGCAAATCCACAGTAATGTTCCACATGTGTGGTGAGCATTCCAGGCTGGTCAAACAAATGTGCATATGAAatgaaacgaagaaaaaacgtcatcaacaacatccctccctctcttttcttcttttcaaaaaaaaattttcccaTCCGAAACCTGTAGCCAATCCTTCTCTTTGAAGCATAATTCaagaaaaattaacaaaaaagggaaggaacaaaaaaaaaaaaaaagcgcgcCCTCACATAAGTGTTTCCTCCCACATAACTCTTTCATAGTCACCAGCATTCATCtcacttttttgtcttctctctctctctcttcccccccccccaaatgCCGGATTCGCCgctaaaacaacaataaaaaaaaaaagagtttttcTCTTGAGCATTGCACCCCGCATCCCCTTTCAACGACACCAATAGGAATGGAGGAAGCCGAAAGAGGggaatgatgataatgaaagtGACAAAAGAATTACGTGATGCAACGAaactaaaaaggaaaaaaaaactgcacaaTAAGATAATTTCGTTGTGCGTTTGAAAAATATGGTGCTTTCTCAACCACTTACACACACCAAGTCAATCACACACTTACACGCATATATGTGAGGACACAGAAATGCTATCCACACCACTTATCGCACATGTACTCATATGCCACTTTGTTGTCCCTGGCTCACCTGTCCATGATTTTACATCATTTCAATCGGCACGGGAACATCCctaaaagggaaaggaaatggtGAAACGTAGTGgtggataaaaagaaagaaaaagaataattaGACACAGAACCCCGATAGagaacatgaaaaaaaaaagttagaaGCCACGAAGAGGGGGATAACACTACAGCAAAGCCCCAtctcgttctttttttttttccagtatCAAAGCGTTCATCCAACACCTGTAATCACTTTCGCTCGCTGTTTCTCCTCTATGAATTAGTGGAGCGCCAGTCTTTAGGGAAATTTTAAcatgaaaaggggaaaaaaaacatgatatACCTCCTTTTCTGCGCCCCTCGTCAACACAGTGCAGTAAAACACGATGTTGCTTCTGCTCCCTGGTGTCCACTACCAGAACGGTGCCCAACCAGTTATATATGCCTCAGCAAGATTATCAAGACTTGTTGCTTCTTCAATAAGACGGTCGACTTGACTCGCTACGTTCTGCAAGTTTTCCTGATTATTAACTGTTCGGAATGATGACCATGAAGGAAGCGCTCTGCCATCTGTCATGTACACATCCCTGGACGACTCAGCAAGGCCCTGCGACCACCAGGAGAAGGGATCGTT includes:
- a CDS encoding ubiquitin-protein ligase, putative, which translates into the protein MFLSLDVTPSRAPYDLLSDLCTLLIIAGDSTDVPLQPLIRAIDMALTKGSSSGDVMVMAARAIVIILDRLSGSLFSLDTRNGLDTFRKCFSTVVSMVDMQKRESLHFEKSSEGELKEEVLQCLSLSSKCCELAVVVPSTEEQIQFCLAAVDGSKRTSCKVLHHSIGLMRQKELKSATDCRALEQLVHHHLMALFHLDIDHEWDELLRTVVEGILTYRAWCAPRVLSPDRQGGKHRRGSDEGGASSSSTHITSLRNMMVTLLQIGERIAGSGTASSRVQLTLACLASVIETHLLPREACESAMLWLAQLLLRSEVRSASFSNPFNSGSDSVAVNAEQPWIDSTLTLPNLRWVVPSLLWSALVLLAKLCGANFNFQSEYIWAWRGRDDEYHLYIKKVRRRLTTMYFSAERSRIVAPGRHVIDLQTMTDNFAHGDTASRVHFQPIPCAISFDGGLAIPTRGMMLKKKVCAAVQDALRPLSFGHTQVASLARSIRFYIICSGEPTNTMDVITAFCSLPADQKEPTVGEICATLLKRDKRWASVLQEAGVSDTPAAECLARDGGKKNRIESSTSEVKRGADCLREVQRSPGNVLAFLRRTSSSELLAFVEGLEKSPYGEEQMMALCEEMKKDDVLASRMRTVAQTYVLRVLHHTASCKPVGEDLAERVRSTSYTVNICSAGDRIKGKGAPRCPNGHALRVHFSVNWRCDSCAFANAFGSLACRDCNYDLCSNCVDEKLSRMETNSSAVVGDVIQSWKALKLKRSPSTSSTSSQKRKSGCSGNAGEVMLFTSSGVVPASRPVSLLEGNDVHIAPVGGECRCCIPCPPFVACSAAHNIAEHSSLRVFLHTFLATRPQRWVDTAVELSIVNALESRGEDIFLSGVSGIPSRVVLILQEVAPYISLAFKRNMAHFLAVGCCRFGLYHLQDVGVNVRGTVTGSIASNGLAFKVTVKRNTESITNTLYKVFLEYPTLRNKVEFNFEGEEGTGEGPTQELYAELSRRYRSMSELWHHRDDGVCIAFPSMQQVHAKRFFVLGASCGRAFADGYTMDISLLPVVWPLIRSQTPSVEVLWHLLEEVEPALANSYKCVLQATDAELEQMGLEDEETGEALTVSTAKFYVEKCVERRLTNAVSNLHWFARGLASVVDLDAFWFFTDDEMSAIICGFSAEDSEEKLFSEEALRAAVMEAHGYSTGSQEVETFISLVGDEFTREQQQLFIEFLTGCPQLPLNGLDGLGRKITVVRKELEGRGEQTLPSCNTCFLYFKLPPYSTRKIMKERLLVAITEGRRNFSLS